A portion of the Salmo trutta chromosome 1, fSalTru1.1, whole genome shotgun sequence genome contains these proteins:
- the rdh14b gene encoding retinol dehydrogenase 14b, producing the protein MSAAIIVAAVIGGGILLIVRRMFPRKKAVELLRYPADMMRGKTVIVTGANSGIGKAAAGELLKLQARVIMACRDQQMAEEAAQDIKKQAGPEHGEVVIKHLDLASLQSVRSFCEEILKEEQQVDVLINNAGIYQCPYMKTEEGFEMQLGVNHLGHFLLTHLLLDLLKRSSPSRVVVVSSKLYKYGTINFDDLNSERSYNKAFCYSQSKLANLLFTHQLARRLEEEGVTGVTVNALTPGIVRTRLGRHIHIPFLAKPLFYLASLFFFKSPLEGAQTPLYLACSPDVEGVAGKCFANCEEEELMPKATDDHVAKRLWDLSETMVGIKTQ; encoded by the exons ATGTCAGCTGCGATTATTGTGGCCGCTGTCATCGGCGGTGGAATACTGCTAATTGTTCGCAGAATGTTCCCCCGGAAGAAAGCGGTCGAGTTGCTCCGGTACCCGGCCGATATGATGCGGGGAAAGACGGTCATTGTGACCGGGGCGAACAGCGGCATAGGGAAGGCCGCGGCCGGGGAGCTGCTCAAACTCCAGGCCCGGGTGATCATGGCCTGTCGGGACCAGCAGATGGCTGAGGAAGCAGCGCAGGACATCAAGAAGCAAGCGGGACCAGAGCACGGAGAGGTGGTGATCAAACACCTGGACCTCGCCTCGCTTCAGTCTGTGCGGAGCTTTTGCGAGGAGATCCTGAAG GAAGAACAACAGGTCGACGTGCTCATCAACAACGCAGGAATTTACCAGTGTCCCTACATGAAGACAGAGGAGGGTTTTGAGATGCAGCTGGGGGTCAACCACCTGGGTCACTTCCTCCTCACCCACCTCCTGTTGGACCTCCTCAAGCGCTCCTCCCCCAGCCGCGTGGTGGTGGTCTCCTCCAAGCTCTACAAGTATGGCACCATCAACTTCGACGACCTCAACAG TGAGAGAAGCTACAACAAAGCCTTCTGCTACAGCCAGAGCAAGCTGGCTAATCTGCTCTTCACCCACCAGCTGGCCCGGCGCCTGGAGGAGGAGGGCGTCACGGGGGTAACGGTCAACGCCCTCACCCCAGGCATCGTGAGGACCAGGTTGGGCAGGCACATCCACATCCCCTTCCTGGCCAAACCTCTCTTTTACCTGGCCTCGTTGTTCTTCTTCAAGAGCCCACTGGAGGGTGCTCAGACGCCACTCTACCTGGCGTGTTCACCCGACGTGGAGGGCGTGGCGGGGAAGTGCTTCGCTAACTGCGAGGAGGAGGAGCTGATGCCCAAGGCGACGGACGATCATGTGGCCAAGAGACTGTGGGACCTGAGTGAGACCATGGTGGGGATAAAAACTCAATAA
- the LOC115160732 gene encoding brain-enriched guanylate kinase-associated protein-like isoform X1 gives MKKIYIGKTALKVSRNGSKHQKKSSLQEQKEDLRKRLSYTTHKLELLESEFDSTRQYLETELRRAQEELDKFTDKLRRIQSSYSALQRINQDLEDKIHRNSQHHDNEKRALSREIIVLNNHLMEAKLTIEKLQEDNDLYRKDCNLAAQLLQCNKSHYRTQLSELPAEFQERVTMHMDGSPLCHTVYADSVPASVIAKVLEKPDEACSGSQASSSPSPQPQDQGFLLDRDERLGFRAAYKSDLYSSDTALYCPVDQNRERRPSMDVHSQRKLLYGPQNSTDSNPEEGTLLGLRSGFSQECFAKFPTSLGPASGSSYSSFSGGGSDDNKGNGPPSSTASSPHHHSLYMDWRDGGDYERKSDSSWEKDSPSGGGFAKVHAVFQQAGDHGGAHHQNGSSPVYSRTMSSCFSEPYEPLPPSSSPSVAYGDSRRGSTLAPEEEEPIGRWRQLSAEDLNSHSYCSPGRASPYSFSEQHFSVRPAKIRLGPLYSSFQEGPDYYQGGVGPIMDPPVCFSTPSPECSPVGGLRQSHQSHNQQAHQTHLYRAKEDSHESEPSLYHSGSPKNREGSFDVAGAGGGGGGAGQTKEYVDISPNSSNESLNQRSLEMTAELQQHYQSEMQPPSPPQGSPPPPPPPPCPPPPQYHNFGTLGLSRKDSLTKAQLYGTLLN, from the exons CTCTTTGCAGGAACAGAAGGAGGACCTCCGGAAGCGTCTGTCCTACACCACGCACAAGCTGGAGCTGCTAGAGAGCGAGTTTGACTCCACACGCCAGTACCTGGAGACAGAGCTACGCCGTGCCCAGGAGGAACTCGACAAGTTCACCGACAAACTACGCAG AATACAAAGCAGCTACTCAGCACTGCAGAGGATCAACCAGGACCTGGAGGATAAGATCCATAGAAAT TCTCAGCACCATGACAACGAGAAGAGAGCCCTGAGCAGAGAGATCATCGTGCTCAACAACCACCTGATGGAGGCCAAGCTGACCATTGAAAAACTACAAGAGGACAAT GACCTGTACAGGAAGGACTGTAACCTGGCCGCCCAGTTGCTCCAGTGCAACAAGTCCCATTATAGGACCCAGCTTTCTGAG ttgcCTGCTGAATTCCAGGAACGAGTGACCATGCACATGGATGGCTCACCTCTTTGCCACACCGTCTACGCTGACTCCGTCCCCGCCTCCGTCATCGCCAAGGTATTGGAGAAGCCCGACGAGGCCTGCAGCGGCAGCCAAGCTTCCAGCTCGCCTAGCCCCCAGCCCCAGGACCAAGGCTTCCTCCTGGACAGAGACGAGCGCCTGGGCTTCCGGGCAGCATACAAGTCAGACCTGTACAGCAGCGACACAGCCCTCTATTGCCCGGTCGATCAGAACCGCGAACGCAGGCCAAGCATGGACGTCCACAGCCAGAGGAAGCTGCTCTACGGCCCCCAGAACTCCACGGACAGTAACCCAGAGGAGGGTACCTTGTTGGGGCTGAGATCTGGCTTCTCCCAGGAGTGCTTCGCCAAGTTCCCCACCTCTCTGGGCCCCGCCTCAGGCAGCTCCTACTCCAGCTTCAGCGGAGGGGGCTCAGACGACAACAAAGGCAATGGCCCCCCCAGCAGCACAGCCTCCTCTCCCCACCACCACTCCCTCTACATGgactggagggatgggggagactATGAGAGGAAGAGCGACTCTTCTTGGGAGAAGGACAGTCCCAGCGGTGGAGGCTTTGCCAAGGTCCACGCCGTCTTCCAGCAGGCCGGCGATCATGGTGGAGCACACCACCAGAATGGCAGCTCACCCGTCTACAGCCGCACCATGTCCTCGTGCTTCAGCGAGCCCTAcgaacccctccctccctcctcctcaccaaGCGTTGCCTACGGAGACAGCCGCCGCGGCAGCACGCTGGCGCCAGAGGAGGAGGAGCCGATTGGCCGCTGGAGGCAGCTGAGCGCGGAGGATCTAAACTCCCACTCATACTGCTCGCCCGGTCGGGCCTCGCCCTACAGCTTCTCCGAGCAGCACTTCTCAGTTCGGCCCGCCAAGATCCGCCTTGGACCCCTCTACAGCAGCTTCCAGGAGGGGCCCGACTACTACCAGGGAGGGGTAGGACCCATCATGGACCCCCCGGTGTGCTTCTCAACACCCAGCCCTGAGTGCAGCCCTGTGGGGGGCCTCCGTCAGTCCCATCAGTCCCACAACCAGCAGGCCCACCAGACCCATCTCTACCGGGCCAAGGAGGACAGCCACGAGTCGGAGCCCAGCCTTTACCACTCAGGGAGCCCCAAAAACAGGGAGGGCAGCTTTGATGTGGCGGGGGccgggggagggggtggaggagcggGACAGACCAAGGAGTACGTGGACATCAGCCCCAACAGCTCCAATGAGTCCCTAAACCAGAGGTCCCTGGAGATGACTGCCGAACTGCAGCAGCACTACCAGTCCGAGATGCAGCCCCCTTCGCCCCCCCAGGGCAGTCCACCACCGCCCCCGCCACCACCTTGTCCCCCTCCACCGCAGTATCACAATTTTGGCACATTGGGACTTTCCAGAAAGGACAGTCTCACCAAAGCCCAGCTGTATGGAACACTTCTGAACTGA
- the LOC115160936 gene encoding cysteine-rich protein 2, producing MASKCPKCDKTVYFAEKVTSLGKDWHKFCLKCERCNKTLNPGGHAEHDGTPYCHKPCYAALFGPKGVNIGGAGSYVYEAPVNDTPASVSTETEAKPEEKKAHARGPVKAASFSTFSGEPSKCPRCSKTVYFAEKVTSLGKDWHRPCLRCERCSKTLAPGSHAEHDGQAYCHKPCYATLFGPKGVNTGGVGSYIYNEPSTEAETEAQP from the exons ATGGCATCGAAATGTCCTAAATGCGACAAGACAGTTTATTTTG CGGAGAAGGTGACGTCTCTGGGGAAAGACTGGCACAAGTTCTGTCTGAAATGTGAGCGTTGTAACAAGACCCTGAACCCAGGGGGCCATGCTGAG CATGATGGAACTCCGTACTGCCACAAGCCATGCTATGCTGCCCTCTTTGGACCAAAAG GTGTGAATATCGGAGGTGCTGGCTCTTATGTCTACGAGGCTCCTGTCAATGATACCCCTGCCAGCGTTTCCACGGAAACAGAGGCCAAACCTGAGGAGAAGAAAGCTCATGCCAGAGGCCCAGTGAAGG CCGCAAGCTTCTCAACTTTCTCTGGAGAACCCAGTAAATGTCCAAGGTGCAGCAAGACAGTGTATTTCG ctGAGAAGGTGACGTCCCTGGGGAAGGACTGGCATAGACCCTGTCTGCGCTGTGAGAGATGCAGCAAGACCCTGGCCCCAGGCAGTCACGCAGAG CATGATGGGCAGGCCTACTGCCACAAACCGTGCTACGCCACCCTGTTTGGGCCCAAAG GGGTGAACACTGGAGGTGTAGGAAGCTACATCTACAATGAACCCAGCACTGAGGCAGAGACTGAGGCCCAGCCTTGA
- the LOC115160732 gene encoding brain-enriched guanylate kinase-associated protein-like isoform X2 — MRLCVSTKGSSLQEQKEDLRKRLSYTTHKLELLESEFDSTRQYLETELRRAQEELDKFTDKLRRIQSSYSALQRINQDLEDKIHRNSQHHDNEKRALSREIIVLNNHLMEAKLTIEKLQEDNDLYRKDCNLAAQLLQCNKSHYRTQLSELPAEFQERVTMHMDGSPLCHTVYADSVPASVIAKVLEKPDEACSGSQASSSPSPQPQDQGFLLDRDERLGFRAAYKSDLYSSDTALYCPVDQNRERRPSMDVHSQRKLLYGPQNSTDSNPEEGTLLGLRSGFSQECFAKFPTSLGPASGSSYSSFSGGGSDDNKGNGPPSSTASSPHHHSLYMDWRDGGDYERKSDSSWEKDSPSGGGFAKVHAVFQQAGDHGGAHHQNGSSPVYSRTMSSCFSEPYEPLPPSSSPSVAYGDSRRGSTLAPEEEEPIGRWRQLSAEDLNSHSYCSPGRASPYSFSEQHFSVRPAKIRLGPLYSSFQEGPDYYQGGVGPIMDPPVCFSTPSPECSPVGGLRQSHQSHNQQAHQTHLYRAKEDSHESEPSLYHSGSPKNREGSFDVAGAGGGGGGAGQTKEYVDISPNSSNESLNQRSLEMTAELQQHYQSEMQPPSPPQGSPPPPPPPPCPPPPQYHNFGTLGLSRKDSLTKAQLYGTLLN, encoded by the exons CTCTTTGCAGGAACAGAAGGAGGACCTCCGGAAGCGTCTGTCCTACACCACGCACAAGCTGGAGCTGCTAGAGAGCGAGTTTGACTCCACACGCCAGTACCTGGAGACAGAGCTACGCCGTGCCCAGGAGGAACTCGACAAGTTCACCGACAAACTACGCAG AATACAAAGCAGCTACTCAGCACTGCAGAGGATCAACCAGGACCTGGAGGATAAGATCCATAGAAAT TCTCAGCACCATGACAACGAGAAGAGAGCCCTGAGCAGAGAGATCATCGTGCTCAACAACCACCTGATGGAGGCCAAGCTGACCATTGAAAAACTACAAGAGGACAAT GACCTGTACAGGAAGGACTGTAACCTGGCCGCCCAGTTGCTCCAGTGCAACAAGTCCCATTATAGGACCCAGCTTTCTGAG ttgcCTGCTGAATTCCAGGAACGAGTGACCATGCACATGGATGGCTCACCTCTTTGCCACACCGTCTACGCTGACTCCGTCCCCGCCTCCGTCATCGCCAAGGTATTGGAGAAGCCCGACGAGGCCTGCAGCGGCAGCCAAGCTTCCAGCTCGCCTAGCCCCCAGCCCCAGGACCAAGGCTTCCTCCTGGACAGAGACGAGCGCCTGGGCTTCCGGGCAGCATACAAGTCAGACCTGTACAGCAGCGACACAGCCCTCTATTGCCCGGTCGATCAGAACCGCGAACGCAGGCCAAGCATGGACGTCCACAGCCAGAGGAAGCTGCTCTACGGCCCCCAGAACTCCACGGACAGTAACCCAGAGGAGGGTACCTTGTTGGGGCTGAGATCTGGCTTCTCCCAGGAGTGCTTCGCCAAGTTCCCCACCTCTCTGGGCCCCGCCTCAGGCAGCTCCTACTCCAGCTTCAGCGGAGGGGGCTCAGACGACAACAAAGGCAATGGCCCCCCCAGCAGCACAGCCTCCTCTCCCCACCACCACTCCCTCTACATGgactggagggatgggggagactATGAGAGGAAGAGCGACTCTTCTTGGGAGAAGGACAGTCCCAGCGGTGGAGGCTTTGCCAAGGTCCACGCCGTCTTCCAGCAGGCCGGCGATCATGGTGGAGCACACCACCAGAATGGCAGCTCACCCGTCTACAGCCGCACCATGTCCTCGTGCTTCAGCGAGCCCTAcgaacccctccctccctcctcctcaccaaGCGTTGCCTACGGAGACAGCCGCCGCGGCAGCACGCTGGCGCCAGAGGAGGAGGAGCCGATTGGCCGCTGGAGGCAGCTGAGCGCGGAGGATCTAAACTCCCACTCATACTGCTCGCCCGGTCGGGCCTCGCCCTACAGCTTCTCCGAGCAGCACTTCTCAGTTCGGCCCGCCAAGATCCGCCTTGGACCCCTCTACAGCAGCTTCCAGGAGGGGCCCGACTACTACCAGGGAGGGGTAGGACCCATCATGGACCCCCCGGTGTGCTTCTCAACACCCAGCCCTGAGTGCAGCCCTGTGGGGGGCCTCCGTCAGTCCCATCAGTCCCACAACCAGCAGGCCCACCAGACCCATCTCTACCGGGCCAAGGAGGACAGCCACGAGTCGGAGCCCAGCCTTTACCACTCAGGGAGCCCCAAAAACAGGGAGGGCAGCTTTGATGTGGCGGGGGccgggggagggggtggaggagcggGACAGACCAAGGAGTACGTGGACATCAGCCCCAACAGCTCCAATGAGTCCCTAAACCAGAGGTCCCTGGAGATGACTGCCGAACTGCAGCAGCACTACCAGTCCGAGATGCAGCCCCCTTCGCCCCCCCAGGGCAGTCCACCACCGCCCCCGCCACCACCTTGTCCCCCTCCACCGCAGTATCACAATTTTGGCACATTGGGACTTTCCAGAAAGGACAGTCTCACCAAAGCCCAGCTGTATGGAACACTTCTGAACTGA